The Metabacillus litoralis genome contains a region encoding:
- a CDS encoding ATP-binding protein, with amino-acid sequence MFTLNVKIPCDLNEIEKLEQKIREQLSLYQCSVRDHICFIAHELLINSFEATVKTFSAPSSLYSIYAHVEMTHSEYIIHITDECGGVKGEVFTHELEDILLQERGRGLLMVRELVDSISFHQNDEDGLFTVLVKKERGT; translated from the coding sequence ATGTTTACGTTAAATGTTAAAATTCCATGTGATTTAAATGAAATTGAGAAACTAGAGCAAAAAATTAGGGAGCAACTATCACTTTATCAATGTTCTGTAAGAGACCATATTTGCTTTATTGCTCATGAACTACTAATAAATTCTTTTGAAGCAACGGTGAAAACCTTTTCTGCTCCGTCATCACTTTATTCTATTTATGCACATGTTGAAATGACTCATTCAGAGTACATCATCCATATAACTGATGAATGTGGTGGCGTGAAAGGTGAAGTCTTTACTCATGAGCTTGAAGATATCCTTTTACAGGAACGTGGACGGGGACTGCTTATGGTAAGAGAGCTAGTAGACAGTATCTCTTTTCATCAAAATGATGAAGATGGTCTATTTACGGTTTTAGTTAAGAAAGAAAGGGGCACCTAA